Proteins encoded within one genomic window of Phyllobacterium sp. T1293:
- a CDS encoding ABC transporter ATP-binding protein has product MTLHQSIDARGALLSVEGVTLQYKTEDALVTATHRVDFQVFQSDRFVLLGPSGCGKSTLLKAIGGYLTPTEGQIKLKGKEVTEPGPDRMMVFQEFDQLLPWKTVGENVVFALTSSGRAKPAEARERARNYIDKVGLTKFIDGYPHMLSGGMKQRVAIARGMAMEPDVLLMDEPFAALDALTRRKMQDELLQLWDDTHFTVLFVTHSIEEAIRIGTRILLLSPHPGQVKAELNSIPLSELGTGTQAALETRINDMLFAS; this is encoded by the coding sequence ATGACTTTGCATCAGTCGATTGATGCTCGCGGCGCATTGCTGAGCGTTGAGGGCGTCACATTGCAATACAAGACCGAGGATGCGCTGGTTACAGCCACACATCGCGTCGATTTTCAGGTTTTTCAATCCGATCGCTTTGTCCTGCTTGGACCATCAGGTTGCGGCAAGTCGACCTTGCTGAAGGCAATTGGCGGCTATCTCACGCCAACTGAAGGCCAGATAAAACTCAAGGGCAAGGAAGTTACGGAACCCGGCCCTGATCGCATGATGGTGTTTCAGGAGTTCGACCAACTTCTGCCGTGGAAAACGGTTGGCGAGAACGTTGTCTTCGCGCTTACTTCAAGCGGTCGTGCAAAGCCAGCGGAAGCCCGCGAGCGCGCACGCAATTACATCGACAAGGTGGGTCTCACAAAATTCATCGACGGCTATCCTCACATGTTGTCAGGCGGCATGAAACAGCGTGTCGCCATTGCGCGCGGCATGGCTATGGAGCCGGATGTGCTTCTTATGGATGAGCCGTTTGCCGCGCTTGATGCGCTGACGCGCCGCAAGATGCAGGATGAGCTGCTGCAGCTGTGGGACGATACGCATTTTACGGTTCTGTTCGTCACACACTCCATCGAAGAGGCAATCCGCATCGGGACGCGCATTTTACTGCTTTCGCCCCATCCGGGGCAGGTCAAGGCCGAGCTGAACAGCATACCCCTCAGCGAACTTGGAACCGGTACGCAGGCAGCTCTCGAAACCCGCATCAACGACATGTTGTTTGCCAGCTGA